The Oncorhynchus mykiss isolate Arlee chromosome 17, USDA_OmykA_1.1, whole genome shotgun sequence genomic interval CCGCATTCTTTCAACTGCCAACAGGACTGTTTACCATACCTGTTCATGCCCCTTGGAGGTCGGTATTATGACAGCCAAGATGCAGATGAGTTGGAAAATAGCTCCCAGAAAGAGTCCATAGCGCAGGAGACTCTCAAGCAAAGTGGGTTCAGGTACCTCTGGGGGCGAAAGGTCCAGTTCCGCGGACATAGTATTCTACTTTCAGGTCCCTGTGTGCAAGAACACGAAATGT includes:
- the manbal gene encoding MANBAL, translating into MSAELDLSPPEVPEPTLLESLLRYGLFLGAIFQLICILAVIIPTSKGHEQEETEPSDMKAGDQNKKSKGPAPQIRQKLKKESKKKR